A region of Pseudanabaena sp. BC1403 DNA encodes the following proteins:
- the psbA gene encoding photosystem II q(b) protein, with the protein MTTAVQRRESASLWDQFCNWITSTDNRLYVGWFGVIMIPCLLAATTCFVIAFVGAPPVDIDGIREPVAGSLLFGNNMISGAVVPSSNAIGLHFYPIWEADSLDEWLYNGGPYQLVVFHFLIGIFCYMGREWELSYRLGMRPWIAVAYSAPVAAATAVFLIYPIGQGSFSDGMPLGISGTFNFMIVFQAEHNILMHPFHMLGVAGVFGGSLFSAMHGSLVTSSLIRETTENESQNSGYKFGQEEETYNIVAAHGYFGRLIFQYASFNNSRQLHFFLALWPVVGIWFTALGVSTMAFNLNGFNFNQSISDSQGRVVPSWADVINRANLGMEVMHERNAHNFPLDLAAVDVAPVAMAAPAING; encoded by the coding sequence ATGACAACAGCAGTACAAAGACGCGAAAGCGCCTCCCTGTGGGATCAGTTTTGCAATTGGATCACCAGCACCGACAACCGCCTCTATGTAGGTTGGTTCGGCGTAATCATGATTCCTTGCTTACTTGCAGCAACCACATGCTTCGTAATCGCCTTCGTAGGCGCACCACCTGTCGATATCGACGGTATCCGTGAGCCAGTAGCTGGCAGCTTGCTATTCGGCAACAACATGATTTCTGGCGCAGTCGTACCATCTTCAAATGCGATTGGCTTGCACTTTTACCCCATTTGGGAAGCAGATAGCCTTGACGAATGGCTATACAACGGTGGTCCTTACCAATTGGTAGTATTCCACTTCCTCATCGGCATTTTCTGCTACATGGGACGTGAATGGGAACTTTCCTATCGCCTCGGTATGCGTCCTTGGATCGCAGTAGCATATTCTGCACCAGTAGCAGCAGCAACCGCAGTATTCTTGATCTACCCAATCGGACAAGGATCATTCTCTGACGGTATGCCTTTGGGAATCTCTGGTACTTTCAACTTCATGATCGTATTCCAAGCAGAACACAACATCTTGATGCATCCTTTCCACATGTTGGGAGTAGCAGGCGTGTTCGGCGGTTCATTGTTCAGTGCAATGCACGGTTCACTCGTAACCTCCAGCTTGATCCGTGAAACCACCGAAAACGAAAGCCAAAACTCAGGCTACAAATTCGGACAAGAAGAAGAAACCTACAACATCGTTGCAGCTCACGGCTACTTCGGACGTTTGATCTTCCAATATGCATCTTTCAACAACAGCCGTCAATTGCACTTCTTCCTAGCCCTATGGCCAGTAGTTGGCATTTGGTTCACCGCATTGGGCGTAAGCACAATGGCGTTTAACTTGAACGGTTTCAACTTCAACCAATCGATTTCTGATAGTCAAGGTCGTGTAGTACCATCTTGGGCAGACGTAATCAACCGCGCAAACTTGGGTATGGAAGTAATGCACGAGCGCAATGCTCACAACTTCCCTCTCGATTTGGCTGCTGTTGATGTTGCTCCTGTAGCTATGGCTGCTCCTGCTATCAACGGTTAA
- a CDS encoding NUDIX hydrolase, whose protein sequence is MSDLIASEILQNRLSYQGSKFSFHVDHIKLPHGVIGEYAYIKHPGAGMAVPVTADGKFVLVKQYRFAIQRYLLEFPAGTLEVGEDHDVTIKREIEEETGYRASQWQYLGGFYLCPGYSDEIIHAYLAQGLEKLEHPPAQDEDEEIEVVLLSREEIEMLLRSQSADASLDAKSITAFYLALQTLQI, encoded by the coding sequence ATGTCAGATCTCATAGCCTCAGAAATCTTACAAAATCGTCTTAGCTATCAAGGTAGTAAATTTTCCTTTCATGTCGATCACATTAAATTACCCCACGGTGTTATCGGTGAATATGCATATATTAAGCATCCAGGGGCAGGGATGGCGGTTCCTGTAACAGCAGATGGCAAATTTGTTTTAGTTAAGCAATATAGATTTGCGATTCAGCGCTATTTACTAGAATTTCCAGCAGGAACATTGGAAGTTGGTGAAGATCATGATGTGACGATTAAGCGCGAAATCGAAGAAGAAACAGGCTATCGAGCTAGTCAATGGCAGTATTTGGGAGGTTTCTATCTTTGTCCAGGCTATTCTGATGAAATTATTCACGCATATCTTGCGCAAGGGCTTGAAAAACTAGAACATCCTCCTGCTCAGGATGAAGATGAGGAGATAGAAGTTGTGTTACTCAGTCGTGAAGAGATTGAAATGCTGTTGCGATCGCAGAGTGCAGATGCCAGTCTTGATGCTAAATCTATCACTGCATTCTACTTGGCTCTGCAAACCTTACAGATTTAA
- a CDS encoding adenylate/guanylate cyclase domain-containing protein, whose amino-acid sequence MMLRISHTPKLFKNIPLMAILVVPFVLQICLTVGVVGIFSFRNGQQALGELATRFSGEVSDRISAKLDNYFRVPPQINQTNIDAVKLGLLNLKDFDRTGHLFWTQINLHEVGYINFAFDNQEFIGVERRDNGQIVINETTLARGITKTASFSTDSEGNRQQLLEVIETEEDVRQEAWYADAIKAGKPTWTRIYQWVDRPEVLSISHSYPLFDRDRKVIGVLGVDFILTQLNSFLRELKSEPSGRVFIIERSGLIVGTSSSERTFAIVNGRPQRLNILNSSDQLSRATGRYLINEFGNFNSLQGKEHLESNFEGSKQFIQVRTWRDRDGLDLLIVVVLPESSFMEQINSRNQFTILFSLGALVFAILLGVVTARYITAPLIKLSGASQAIANGDLDSRVLVKGTSEVKVLSESFNRMAEMLTESFNRLEKANMELESRVQQRTSELAESQLSLQRNNFMLQRREQQLRRQQKILIDLTKNKALNLGDFITAVQNITETASQTLDVERVSVWLFDNTKTNLHCLDLYIQSSNIHTEADFLGADRFPSFFKALQENQSLHIEDVQDEEILIELRTDYLNPLGVVSLLTSSFDIGGELTGFLMFEQVDIERLWLLEEISFASSLSELLSLGMEAQERRRTEDDLRVEKMRSERLLLNVLPKAIAERLKSSPIYTPINIPPNIPNNRTSTILPKSISRLNAENGKIVADTFEEVTVLFGDIVSFTEFASSVSANELVNMLNEIFSEFDRLVDRYGLEKIKTIGDSYMAVGGLPVPRQDHAEAIASMALDMQQSICKFIRPDGNPFQLRIGIHTGQAVAGVIGTKKFIYDLWGDTVNIASRMESHGIAGCIQVSDVTYQILKNKFQFDPQRIIEIKGKGEMTTYLLTERNAL is encoded by the coding sequence ATGATGTTAAGAATCTCACATACACCCAAGTTATTTAAAAATATTCCGTTAATGGCTATTTTAGTCGTACCTTTTGTATTGCAGATTTGTTTAACGGTTGGTGTAGTTGGGATATTTTCTTTTCGTAATGGACAACAAGCACTCGGTGAATTAGCAACCCGATTCAGTGGAGAAGTTAGCGATCGCATTAGTGCAAAACTTGATAATTACTTTCGAGTGCCGCCTCAAATTAATCAGACGAATATCGATGCCGTAAAATTAGGATTGCTAAATTTAAAAGATTTTGATAGAACAGGACATCTCTTTTGGACACAAATAAATTTGCATGAAGTTGGTTACATTAATTTTGCCTTTGACAACCAAGAATTTATCGGTGTTGAGCGTAGAGACAATGGGCAAATCGTAATTAATGAGACAACTTTAGCGCGAGGAATTACCAAGACAGCAAGTTTCTCAACCGATAGCGAAGGTAATCGCCAACAATTGCTAGAAGTTATCGAGACTGAGGAAGATGTTCGGCAAGAAGCTTGGTATGCTGATGCAATAAAAGCAGGTAAGCCAACTTGGACGCGAATTTATCAATGGGTTGATCGCCCTGAAGTTTTGTCCATTTCTCATAGTTATCCACTTTTCGATCGCGATCGAAAAGTAATTGGTGTATTGGGTGTTGACTTCATTCTCACACAATTGAATTCCTTCCTGCGTGAGCTAAAATCAGAACCATCAGGGCGTGTTTTTATCATTGAGCGATCAGGATTAATCGTTGGAACTTCTAGTAGTGAGCGTACTTTTGCAATTGTGAATGGAAGACCCCAACGTCTCAATATTCTTAATAGTAGTGACCAACTGTCACGAGCTACTGGACGCTATCTAATTAATGAATTTGGTAATTTTAATTCACTCCAAGGAAAAGAACACTTAGAGTCTAATTTTGAGGGTAGCAAGCAATTTATTCAAGTACGGACTTGGCGCGATCGTGATGGACTAGATTTGCTAATTGTGGTGGTGTTGCCTGAATCTAGCTTTATGGAACAAATTAATAGTCGCAACCAATTTACGATTTTATTTAGTCTGGGGGCGCTAGTTTTTGCGATCTTACTGGGAGTGGTAACTGCGCGTTATATCACGGCTCCATTGATCAAATTAAGTGGTGCATCTCAAGCGATCGCTAATGGAGATCTGGACTCTAGGGTATTGGTAAAAGGCACAAGCGAAGTCAAAGTTTTATCTGAGTCATTTAATCGTATGGCGGAAATGCTTACGGAATCATTTAATCGCCTCGAAAAAGCGAATATGGAGTTAGAGTCACGAGTACAACAAAGAACTAGCGAACTAGCAGAGAGTCAGCTATCACTTCAACGAAATAATTTTATGCTGCAACGTCGTGAACAGCAACTTCGCAGACAACAAAAAATCTTGATTGATCTCACTAAAAATAAAGCTCTCAACTTGGGCGACTTTATTACAGCAGTGCAGAATATTACCGAAACAGCTAGCCAAACGCTGGATGTCGAACGTGTGAGTGTCTGGCTATTTGACAATACTAAAACAAACTTGCATTGCCTCGATCTCTATATACAAAGTAGCAATATTCATACCGAGGCTGATTTTCTAGGGGCAGACAGATTTCCCAGCTTTTTTAAGGCGCTGCAAGAAAATCAGAGCTTACATATAGAAGATGTACAGGATGAAGAAATATTAATAGAGCTTCGGACAGACTATCTCAATCCTCTTGGTGTTGTATCTCTATTGACATCATCATTTGATATCGGTGGTGAACTCACAGGTTTTTTGATGTTTGAACAAGTTGACATAGAGCGCTTGTGGTTGCTAGAGGAAATTAGCTTTGCTAGCTCTTTATCAGAATTACTGTCTTTAGGGATGGAAGCCCAAGAACGCCGACGTACTGAGGACGATTTGCGAGTTGAGAAAATGAGATCGGAACGTCTACTGCTCAATGTTTTACCAAAGGCGATCGCCGAACGATTAAAGTCTTCTCCAATCTATACTCCTATCAATATTCCTCCTAATATTCCTAACAACAGAACTTCTACGATATTGCCAAAATCAATATCCAGACTTAATGCCGAAAATGGCAAGATTGTTGCAGATACGTTTGAGGAAGTAACAGTTCTGTTTGGCGATATCGTCAGCTTTACAGAATTCGCATCTTCGGTATCAGCTAATGAACTAGTAAATATGCTCAATGAGATATTTTCAGAATTCGATCGCTTAGTTGATCGCTATGGCTTAGAAAAAATCAAAACGATAGGTGACTCTTATATGGCAGTGGGTGGATTGCCTGTGCCACGGCAAGATCACGCTGAAGCGATCGCGTCAATGGCTCTAGATATGCAACAGTCAATTTGCAAATTTATCCGCCCTGATGGCAATCCCTTCCAGTTGAGAATTGGGATACATACTGGTCAAGCCGTTGCAGGTGTAATTGGCACGAAAAAGTTTATATATGATCTTTGGGGAGATACGGTAAATATTGCTAGCCGTATGGAGTCTCATGGTATCGCAGGTTGCATCCAAGTCTCGGATGTAACCTATCAGATTTTAAAAAATAAGTTCCAATTCGATCCACAAAGAATAATTGAGATCAAAGGTAAAGGCGAAATGACTACTTATTTATTAACAGAACGCAACGCACTTTAA
- a CDS encoding adenylate/guanylate cyclase domain-containing protein, with protein sequence MNDIFSEFDRLVELSDLEKIKTIGDSYMAFGGLPLPKALFSQSRTKKLCKSIALPYFYTISCSSFERKLL encoded by the coding sequence CTGAACGATATTTTTTCGGAATTTGATCGGCTTGTCGAATTATCTGACCTAGAAAAAATTAAAACTATTGGTGATTCTTATATGGCATTTGGTGGTCTGCCTTTACCTAAAGCGCTTTTCTCCCAATCCCGAACCAAGAAATTGTGTAAAAGTATTGCTTTGCCATACTTTTACACAATTTCTTGTAGTTCGTTTGAGCGAAAATTGCTTTAG
- the purT gene encoding formate-dependent phosphoribosylglycinamide formyltransferase — MAIALPKKIMLLGSGELGKEVAIAAQRLGNTVIAVDRYDHAPAMQVADYREVISMLDGDALESVVKKYQPDLIVPEVEAIRTEKLLELEAQGYTVIPTAAATNFTMNRDRIRDLASNELGLRTAKYAYATSLDELKTVAAEIGFPNVIKPVMSSSGKGQSVVQNADELEKAWDYAIAGARGDTAKIIIEEFINFEVEITLLTIRQWQGETLFCEAIGHRQERGDYQESWQPVGLTAAQVKDAEDIARKVTDKLGGAGLFGVEFFITKDEVIFSELSPRPHDTGMVTLISQNLNEFELHLRAILGLPIPTIELLSPSASAVILASETSDSIYFTGVEEALAIPNTEIRLFGKPDSRPYRRMGVALAKGKDAIESRRKATEAASKVTITPFPAKN; from the coding sequence ATGGCGATCGCATTACCAAAAAAAATCATGCTTCTTGGTTCTGGTGAACTAGGTAAGGAGGTTGCAATTGCCGCCCAAAGACTCGGTAATACGGTGATTGCAGTCGATCGCTATGACCATGCACCTGCGATGCAAGTAGCAGATTATCGAGAAGTCATTTCGATGTTGGATGGTGATGCCTTGGAATCCGTAGTCAAAAAATACCAGCCTGATCTGATCGTGCCAGAAGTGGAAGCAATCCGTACCGAGAAACTGCTCGAACTGGAGGCTCAAGGATACACCGTCATTCCCACTGCCGCCGCTACCAACTTCACTATGAACCGCGATCGCATTCGGGATTTAGCAAGTAATGAACTGGGCTTACGTACTGCCAAATATGCCTACGCCACCAGCCTTGATGAACTGAAAACCGTTGCCGCCGAAATTGGGTTTCCCAACGTGATTAAACCCGTCATGTCCTCCTCTGGTAAGGGGCAATCCGTTGTGCAAAATGCCGATGAACTAGAAAAAGCTTGGGATTATGCGATCGCTGGCGCAAGGGGTGATACTGCCAAAATCATCATCGAAGAGTTTATCAATTTTGAAGTCGAAATTACCCTGTTGACGATCCGTCAATGGCAGGGAGAGACTCTATTTTGCGAAGCGATCGGACACCGTCAGGAACGAGGAGACTACCAAGAATCATGGCAGCCCGTCGGTTTAACTGCTGCCCAAGTAAAAGATGCAGAGGATATTGCTCGCAAAGTCACCGATAAACTCGGCGGCGCAGGGCTTTTCGGCGTAGAATTTTTCATCACCAAAGATGAAGTAATTTTCTCTGAACTTTCCCCCCGTCCTCATGATACGGGAATGGTTACCCTCATCTCCCAAAACCTAAACGAATTTGAACTCCATTTACGCGCAATTTTAGGCTTGCCGATTCCCACAATTGAATTGCTAAGTCCGTCTGCCAGTGCTGTCATTCTTGCTAGCGAAACCAGCGACAGTATTTATTTTACAGGTGTAGAAGAAGCCCTTGCGATTCCTAACACCGAAATCCGTTTATTTGGCAAGCCAGATTCTCGTCCCTACCGACGTATGGGTGTCGCTTTGGCAAAAGGGAAAGATGCTATAGAATCCCGTCGAAAGGCGACAGAAGCTGCGTCCAAAGTCACAATTACTCCCTTCCCAGCGAAGAATTAG
- a CDS encoding adenylate/guanylate cyclase domain-containing protein encodes MATLAAKLGLKIMAIAFWLGNLLNISFDSQSDPKSQYLGILNIDNIHNPILLVTLGSVISIIAIAIILVRSSIVSLQRLKKSNQELESLVQETSYELDASKASLQRSNFILSRREQQLRKQQNVLFDLTKDKAINQGDFIVAVQNVTRTGSYALNVERASIWLFDKNKTLLHCLDLYQKSLHLHTEAEFLTAAAYPSFFKALLENRIIAVEDVQDDAIFQELVHPYCLPLNIVSVLISRFEVGGEIIGILLLEHTDIEHLWIEEEISFASSLADLLALGMEAQERRRAEESLRVEQKKSERLLLNVLPQEIAERLKNVQSKTKLHLKTSGTIVADSFEEVTVLFADIVNFTEYAASISASELVNVLNDIFSEFDHLVEQYDLEKIKTIGDSYMVVGGLPVPSKDHAVAIAEMALHMQTAIQKFKRTDGTNFSLRIGIHTGQAIAGVIGTKKFIYDLWGDTVNVASRMESYGLAGCTQVTEATYQLLKEKYYLEQRSAINIKGKGEMITYLLKGRI; translated from the coding sequence ATGGCTACTTTAGCGGCAAAACTTGGCTTGAAAATTATGGCGATCGCATTTTGGCTCGGAAATCTACTCAATATTAGCTTTGATAGTCAATCAGATCCCAAATCACAATATTTAGGGATATTAAATATTGACAATATTCATAACCCAATATTGCTTGTGACTCTGGGCAGCGTGATCAGCATCATAGCTATTGCGATTATCTTGGTGCGATCAAGCATTGTGTCTTTACAACGCTTAAAAAAATCAAATCAGGAATTAGAGTCTCTTGTTCAAGAAACAAGCTACGAGTTAGATGCATCAAAAGCATCGTTGCAAAGATCAAATTTCATTTTGTCTCGGCGTGAACAGCAGCTACGCAAACAGCAAAATGTTTTGTTTGATTTGACCAAAGATAAAGCAATCAACCAAGGCGACTTTATTGTCGCGGTGCAAAATGTTACCAGAACTGGCAGCTATGCGTTAAATGTCGAACGGGCGAGTATTTGGCTCTTCGATAAAAATAAAACTTTATTGCACTGTCTCGATCTCTATCAAAAAAGCTTACATTTACATACCGAAGCTGAGTTTCTAACAGCAGCAGCATATCCTAGTTTTTTTAAGGCTTTATTAGAGAATCGCATTATCGCAGTCGAAGATGTTCAAGATGATGCGATTTTTCAGGAATTAGTTCACCCATATTGTCTCCCCCTTAATATTGTTTCAGTTCTAATATCTAGATTTGAAGTAGGCGGCGAAATCATTGGTATACTTTTGCTTGAGCATACAGACATTGAGCATCTATGGATAGAAGAAGAAATCAGTTTTGCTAGTTCTCTAGCTGATTTACTAGCTTTAGGAATGGAAGCCCAAGAACGTCGCCGCGCAGAAGAAAGTTTACGAGTTGAACAGAAGAAGTCAGAACGCCTCTTACTCAATGTTTTACCGCAGGAGATTGCTGAGCGATTGAAAAATGTGCAATCAAAAACAAAGCTCCATTTAAAAACCAGTGGTACAATTGTTGCTGATTCCTTTGAAGAAGTTACAGTCCTGTTTGCCGACATTGTGAACTTTACTGAATATGCAGCTTCCATTTCTGCTAGCGAATTAGTCAATGTGCTGAATGATATTTTTTCAGAGTTCGATCATCTTGTTGAGCAGTATGACTTAGAAAAGATTAAAACCATTGGTGATTCTTATATGGTTGTGGGCGGACTGCCAGTGCCCAGCAAAGATCATGCTGTCGCGATCGCAGAAATGGCTTTACACATGCAAACAGCGATTCAAAAATTTAAGCGGACTGATGGCACTAATTTTTCGTTAAGAATTGGTATTCATACTGGACAAGCGATCGCAGGCGTAATTGGCACAAAGAAATTTATTTACGATCTATGGGGAGATACGGTTAATGTTGCCAGTCGAATGGAATCTTACGGTCTTGCAGGCTGTACGCAAGTGACTGAAGCAACCTATCAGCTTTTAAAAGAAAAATATTACCTTGAGCAGAGAAGCGCGATTAATATCAAAGGTAAAGGAGAAATGATCACATATTTACTTAAAGGGCGAATATAA
- a CDS encoding RNA-binding S4 domain-containing protein gives MQEIIHEKFELTGEYITLCNLLKVCGVADTGGAAKLMIIDGDVEVDGQMELRKGCKIRAGQTVSGYGFVIDVINS, from the coding sequence ATGCAAGAAATAATTCATGAAAAATTTGAACTGACGGGTGAATACATAACTTTGTGTAACTTATTAAAAGTTTGTGGTGTGGCAGATACTGGTGGTGCAGCAAAGTTGATGATTATTGATGGAGATGTTGAGGTTGATGGTCAGATGGAATTACGCAAAGGTTGCAAAATTCGCGCTGGTCAAACAGTAAGTGGCTATGGTTTTGTGATCGATGTAATAAATAGCTAG
- a CDS encoding peptide chain release factor 3: MSQLWQELEREVERRRTFAIISHPDAGKTTLTEKLLLYGGAIHLAGAVKARAAQRHATSDWMELEKQRGISITSTVLQFDYMGYCINLLDTPGHKDFSEDTYRTLAAADNAVMLVDGAKGLEPQTRKLFEVCRLRSLPIFTFINKMDRPTREPLELLDEIEKELGITPYVMNWAIGTGDQFKGVYDRASKTVHLFKRSAHGQREAEVNIYPFDDPQAIKFIGQNLYNQLLEDLEVLDSAGAEWNTQDLHRGKLTPIFFGSAMTNFGVELFLKSFLECGLTPTVHDSSSGEVSPTDEDFSAFVFKLQANMDPRHRDRIAFVRVCSGKFEKDMSVTHLRSGKNIRLSHAQKLFGQDREAIDVAYAGDVIGLNNPGMFAIGDTIYLGKKRQYAGIPCFSPELFCTLRNPNPSKFKQFRKGISELQEEGAIQIMYSVDEAKRDPILAAVGQLQFEVAQYRLQSEYSVETILESMPYSVARWVEDGWDALESVGRLFNTMVVKDSWNRPVLLFKNQWNLNQVEADHPKLKLKAIAPIAEITKVS; this comes from the coding sequence ATGAGTCAACTGTGGCAAGAGTTAGAGCGCGAAGTCGAACGGCGACGCACCTTTGCAATCATTTCCCACCCCGATGCGGGGAAAACGACATTAACCGAAAAATTATTGCTATATGGAGGTGCGATTCATCTTGCGGGGGCAGTCAAAGCTAGAGCCGCCCAACGTCATGCCACCTCTGATTGGATGGAATTAGAAAAACAACGCGGAATTTCGATTACTTCGACAGTGTTGCAATTTGACTATATGGGCTACTGCATTAATTTGCTGGATACCCCAGGTCACAAAGATTTTAGTGAAGATACCTATCGCACTCTTGCTGCTGCTGATAATGCGGTGATGTTGGTTGATGGTGCAAAGGGGTTAGAGCCACAAACCCGCAAATTGTTTGAAGTTTGTCGGTTGCGATCGCTGCCAATTTTTACGTTCATTAACAAAATGGATCGACCTACCCGCGAACCACTAGAACTATTAGATGAAATCGAAAAAGAATTGGGGATCACTCCCTATGTGATGAATTGGGCGATCGGTACGGGTGATCAATTTAAAGGGGTGTACGATCGCGCTAGCAAAACGGTGCATCTATTTAAACGTAGTGCTCATGGTCAGCGAGAAGCTGAGGTAAATATTTATCCTTTTGATGATCCACAAGCAATTAAATTCATTGGTCAGAATCTCTATAATCAGCTTTTAGAAGATTTGGAGGTTCTTGATTCTGCTGGGGCTGAATGGAATACTCAGGATTTGCATCGTGGTAAGCTCACACCGATTTTCTTTGGTAGTGCGATGACCAATTTTGGTGTCGAGCTATTCTTAAAATCTTTCCTTGAATGCGGCTTGACTCCTACGGTTCATGATAGTTCTAGCGGTGAAGTGTCTCCTACTGATGAGGATTTCTCGGCGTTTGTATTCAAGCTGCAAGCGAATATGGATCCTCGACACCGCGATCGCATTGCCTTTGTGCGTGTTTGCTCTGGCAAGTTCGAGAAAGATATGAGTGTTACCCATTTGCGCAGTGGTAAAAATATTCGTTTGTCCCATGCTCAAAAGTTATTTGGGCAAGATCGCGAGGCGATCGATGTGGCTTATGCTGGCGATGTGATTGGGTTGAATAATCCAGGCATGTTTGCGATCGGGGACACGATTTATCTCGGTAAAAAACGTCAATATGCGGGGATTCCCTGCTTCTCACCTGAGCTGTTTTGTACTCTCCGTAATCCTAATCCTTCAAAGTTCAAACAGTTCCGTAAGGGGATTTCTGAACTACAGGAAGAAGGTGCAATTCAAATTATGTATTCTGTTGATGAGGCTAAGCGTGATCCGATTCTGGCGGCAGTCGGACAATTGCAATTTGAAGTCGCCCAATATCGCCTCCAAAGTGAATATAGTGTGGAAACGATTCTGGAGTCTATGCCCTATTCGGTGGCGCGATGGGTTGAGGATGGTTGGGATGCTCTGGAATCTGTTGGCAGATTGTTTAACACAATGGTGGTCAAAGATAGCTGGAATCGCCCTGTTCTGCTATTTAAGAACCAATGGAATTTAAATCAAGTTGAGGCTGACCATCCTAAGTTAAAGCTAAAGGCGATCGCGCCAATTGCGGAGATAACGAAGGTCAGCTAA